The region accatcacgctTTATGCTGGTTGTCTAGCCTGAAAAACTTGACTGGCTGCCTTGGCCGCTGGGTTCTTCGTCTCCAAGAATACCGTTTTGACGTCACCTACAAGTCCGGTCGAACACACCGAGACGCCGATGATCTTTCTCGTTGCCCTATTCTGGACTCTTCGTGTCTGTCTTCAACTCCACCTTCCACATCTCACAGCGCCTCCTCATCGTCGCAAGCTCTTCAGCACCTCGCCGCACTCCCCTGAGTCGCATCTGACGATTTAAACGATCTTGCATCGAACCAACGCAACGATGCGTATTGCCGCTCCCAAATCGACCGTCTCACGGAAGCTTCCTACCCTCCTACCGCTTGTTTGCGTCGGCAGCTTGGGCAGTTCAAACTCGAAAATGATGTGCTCTGCCGCTACGTTTACTGCCCTGACGGCACCCGCTGGGTTCCCGTGGTGCAACGTACACTTCGCTCCCGTATTTTGGAGGCCCTCCACGATGACGCGACAGCCGGTCACTTAGGTTTTCACAAAACGTAGGACCGCGTCAAgagccgtttcttctggcctggcctttcctccagcgTCGCTAAATACGTCGCATCTTGCCCGCTCTGCCAGCGCCGAAAACGGGTGACTTCACCTGCCGCTGGACATCTGCAGCCTCTACCATGCCCCGCCACGCCGttcgccgtcgtcgtcatcgacTTGTATGGCCCGCTTCCTCGCACTACACGAGGTAATCGATGGATAGTCACTGCCATCGACCATCTaacacgctacgccgagaccgcagCCTTGCCTGATGGCTCGGCGCCCGAAGTTGCCTCCTCCTTTCTCCAATCCATCGtgctccgccatggcgcccctcagGTGCTTCTCAGTGACCGTAGCCGGATGTTCCTTTCGACCGTTGGTGCCGAGGTTCTGCAAGCTTCTTTTACACTTCACAAGACGACGTCcagctaccatccccagaccaatggtcttacagagcggttccatcgcacccactcagatatgattgctatgtacgtcgaacctgaccacggTAATTGGGACACAGTCCTTCCTTTCGTCACATTTGCCTACGATTCCGCGTTTCAACGAACAACTGGTTACTCCCCATTTTTCCTCGTGTACTGCCGTTCTCCCACTACCCTTCTCGACGCCTCTTTCTTCTCGACGCCTGCGAGCTCCTCACCGTCTCTCCCCGAACAATTTCTCTCCCGCGTGGCCCGATGTCACCACCTTGCTCGCCTAAACACTCACGCCTGCCAGGAGGATCGCAAGAGTCACTATGACATGACGCACCGCATTGCGTCGTTAAACCCTGGAGACGAAGTCTTGCTTTCTACCCCTCTGCGGACGCCTGGTCTTTGTGATAAGTTTCAGCCTCGTTTCATTTGTCCGTACTTGGTGCTCAACCAAACTTCACCAGTGAACTACCGCGTCACCCCTGTTGATCCTCCCCCGGACCGCCGCTACCGCGggactgaaattgtccacgtttccCGCTTGATGCCTTTCATTCGGCGCTTTGCATCGGACTAATCGCGGCTAGGCTGGCCGATTCTGACCGCGCGGGTAGTTAGTGTcagcactttatgcgctttcgtcttcgtcgcctctctggctgcgacttcatcctcttttcatgcacatcctcttttcatgcactgtacattcccatcgtcatcgcttggtgctgttcgctgggagcacgtctttgccagcgggctggaataaacgtctcccttgaagtcttcccttacattATTCTTTAACAGTAAACCGGGGAGCAAACACACCACACCATTTAGAGGAAGTGTTGACAAAAAGTTTCGTTTGGGAATTTAAATCTCTGGATCATGCACAACATGCAGCATAGCTGTAGTTTTAGGACTTACACGCACCAATCTTTCGAGAAAGCCTTAAGCAGGTAGCAATTTAGCGGCTCAAGAGGGTTCCACTTTCGTTGAGACAAGAAGCGCTACCCCAATGTACGCGAAGTTTATTCTACCTTTCGAAAACCAGTTTAGCCGTTCACTTCCTTTTACCCAATGCACGTGAATATTGAAAAGCTTATGAAAATTGAGTATTATGAATAAACAACGAAATGTTACTGCAGGaaattttcaaaaaagaaagctgtCGGGGAAACAAATGCTGGAGAATCACGGGTGTTCTAAGAATAACTATCTTGATTAAGGAATGCCATATAACAAAATTCTCAACTTTTTCTTGTACCATTTTAATATATAAAAGTAAAAATCTGTCTGTTAGAACGGCGGCGCATAGAGTGCTTCAAGTCGTCGCACAGGAAGGAACAGTTACTAAATGCAAAATTCAGTTCATGGATGATGTAAAGATATATCCTGACTTGACAATTTTAGTGTTGGACAGTGCATTTATGGCAATGAGAAAGCGAAGGAAAAGTTCTGGTACTCAATGCGTAGCTGCTGCGTAGACAGTTTCTTTTAATATTTGGCGGAAATAATAGCGAACTAGAAAGTCAAATGGAATCATGGCAAGAAACAGCTTTTGTGGGAGGGTCTTGTTTCTGCAAAAAGTGTACTGTTCCAAAAGAAGTGACgtcaacattaaaaaaataagacTAAAACTAGATTTCATAGTAGGCAGTCAGGTTACAACGAGtaatgcgttcttttgtttgccaagcGGCAGGTCAATAGCCCGTTGTGACAAATGGCCAAAGTGAACCCACGAAATAGAGCATGCACTCACGGGTCGTCAAGGTTGAAGAATCCAGCAATAGACCTCTGCGTGAAGTCGTACCTCCTAACGTTTCCGGCAGGAGCCACGTTCGCGAATTGGAACACGTTATGATTTGGTCCACCACGCAGGCCGAACCGATTGTATCCCAAGCCGGTGGCGTATCCGTAACCGCCACCAGTGGGGTAGATTGCACCAGGTGCAGGGTAAGGGTAGCCTTGGACGCCCACTCCATATGCTGTGCCTGGAACATAGCTTAGACCGGTTGCGTAGCCGTTGTAGGCTCGTCTTGGTTGCTGTAGCCGGGCCCTTTGTAGCGCAGTTAGGCCAGATCCAGGCCCAAGCCGAGCCGCCTGCACGAGCAGTGAGCTTCTCGCCGAGAGCTCGGCGAAGCCGGTCAGGGTTGCGACCATTACAACTGTGAATCGCATTGTCTCGTCTGGAATAAAACGGTAATGTTTAACAAGACTCAAAGCGGTGAAGGGCGCCAAGACTACCATGTAATATTTACAAATAACCCTAACAGTAGGTAAGAACAGAGAACTCTTCACTACTAGAGATCAATGTAGAGCTTTTATAACGCCGTGGGGTGTGAACAATTGACTTGGAGGCGGTATGCTCGTGTACAGCACTTCAAAGCGGTCTTATCAATCACTGAACCTCCACAGTGTGGTGAATTGCAGGTTGTAGAAGCGCTGCCACAGATGCTGGTCTTGTACGGCTTTTATACTCTGTGCTGTCAAATATCCCTATACCACCTACCCTGACAAATCAAACACATATTTGACCAATCCACGCGCTACTCAGACACCATACTACCTCTGACACAAATTCCAACCCCTCCAAGCACTAACTCTATTATCGGGAGAGTTGGGCTGCTTCTCCTACTGCACTACGACCTAAATTGTGGCCTATGCTGGTTTCCTACTTCCCACGCGTGTCAGGTGAAAACCTTACTGCACTGAGCTCCAGCTTCAACACACCGACTTTATACAGCACCCGGACTTGGGTTGCGctgtacagtttttttttacctccaACCCTCTCTGTCCCTCCTTGGGAGCGCTTACTAGTGCACAGGTAGTACCTAGTCTACGTATAGCGCATTAAAATCTTATTATCTTCTTTACATTTTCGCGCTGCTTTTGAGGCGATGCATCGTAGCACTTTAGTGCGCGGAAAGGCATGAAGGCATGAGCCATGCGTGTTGGTCTGGCGCTATCCGTTTTCCGTGTGCACGTCACTTCAAGTACattcacataataataataattgtttttttttttggcggaaaggaaatggcgcagtatctgtctcatatatctttggacacctgaaccgcgccgtaagggaagggaaaaaggagggagtgaaagaagaaaggaagaataggtgccgtagtggagggctccggaataatttcgaccacctggggatctttaacgtgcactgacgtgcagccgccgcggtcgggttcgaacccaggaactccggatcagtagtcgagcgccctagccactgagccaccgcggcggggctacatTCACATGCAGTAAACGTGTTGTACCCAAACGATGGTTTCAGCTTTCGGTCCAGGCCACAGCGGTTGCAGTtcctaaaaaaaaagggggggggggggtgtttgcaGGGTTTTTCACCTCTTGAGCCAGGAGTACCCAAGGTCGCACATTTTCACCTTGCCCCTTTCGGGAGCACAACGCAGCGTGAAAGATGGAAGTAAAAGAATATACAAAGGACGAAACAGAAGAGAGAAGAAGCAGTTTTTTTTGCCCTCCGTAGTTTGGTTGGCTTGCCTTGCCGTGAATTATAAACGGGTCATTAAGCATTTGTGATGCTACTTGCGTACTGATTACACCCCGGCTCATCGTTGTAATTTGTGCCGAGTCTTGAGCTTTATTTATATGGCGGCATCGCCATATAATTACGAGCTTTTTCCTGTTGATTCCAAGGTCGCGGGATTCAATTCTGGCCTCTAGAGTTGGCCGAATTTCGGTTGAGGCGAAATGAACAAACGCCTGTGTGCTGCCCGATGTAGGCCCACACCAAAGAGCCCCCTCAAGAAGTCGAAAGTAATCCGGAGCGCCCTACTACTGCGTCCCTCCTAGCCCATGTTCCCCTAAgaacgttaaaccccacgtaCCAAACACCTACGCCAATAACTTGTGTAGCCCTTGAAATTAGGGGCCAATAAGAGTGCGATGAGTGCTGCTAGGAGTCTTGTATCTGATACGTAAAAAAAAGAAGGGGCGTTTGCAGACTGCCTCATGTTGCCGCTGATCTCATGCACTGAGCCAAAAATTCTGAAAAACCAAGTGTTCTAAGATTGCACTCAGGTGTGCGAGATCTTAATTGATGTTTCTTATTCTGTCAGCTTAGTATTCTAGCAGGAGATCAAGTGCGCTGCTGTTTTTAGCAGAAAAGAACCTCCTGATGGCGAATGGAATCGCTCTGTAACGACGCTGCTATCGGCATCTGCAGAGCCAACGAAGTTGAAGCCTAGAGAGCGAGCTCGAACGCACGTGGATCTCAATTTTTTCAGCTAGCAGTCAAGCAGCagcgtcgacagcccgctccgccggttcaccagccgcggctactggGCCTCATTCAATAAATCTGGGCACCGTTCCACAAGTCCTTTGTGCTAAGGCAGCACGTTCACAGTCATTTATTGGGTCTTCTAGGCAGGGGGCAAGCTTTACGTTACCAGACTGTATGTTTCGCACTCGCTGTGTACAACTCTCAGGGGTCTATAATATTGAAGTGGGCGCAAATTGAATTTATGGAGCGCAAACACAGTACTTCAGCTTTATACGACTTGACTGTGACTAGATATGCGGATTTCCTTCGCTTAggtccgcggcggctgcttttttatggaggaaaaacgttaaggcgcccgtgtgctgtgcgatgtcagtgcacgttaaagatccccaggtggtcgaaattattccggagccctccactacgacgcctctctcttcctttctcctttcactccctcctttacccttcccttacggcgcggttcaggtgtccaacgatatattagacagatactgcgccattttctttccccaaaaaaccaattattattattattattattaatattattattattattattcgcttaGGCAACCGTTCAGGTCAGGTTGGAAATTTATGGCGTGTAGCTCAAgaaagatgtgaaaaaaaaaaattctttcaggTATTGGATACTGAATGTGAAAAATACAGCCGGCGACAAACTTAGGGTGTAGCAACCAGTAGAGGTTCCTTCCTCACACTGAGGTGGAAAGACAAGCTTTTGAAATGTAAGGTGGATGTTAGCGACGTCGTCGTTTGCCACAGTTTTCGCATTTAAACTTCGGTCACTATTTTAGTCCGACTCATTAAAATGTAGGAATTCATACCAGTTTCGAATTGTCGTATACTGTTCGAATTGCTCAGTGACTGCATTTTTTTCGTTTAAAAGTGTACAGACTGCTTCCTCCctggagacgaaaaaaaaaacttcaacaaAACTAATTCGTACTTACTCTGCGCTTCACCTAAGGTCAATTTTTGCAGGGGAAGACTTAATATGTAAATTTGGCACAAAACCAGCGCTTTTATAAAAACGACATCTCATTGGCTTTCGGGAGGCAGTATGAAATACGGCTGGAGTTTTTCGGCACGAAGATGCGCCCACTGCTTGTTCACCTTTCAGACTTCGACTATATCCCCAGCTTGCCTCTAAATCATCCTGCACGTTGGGAGTTCATATCCATCATAGCCCTGAACACACTTTTCTTCGGGGATGCGGAGTGTTTGCACATAGGCGTCAGTTCTGGtgctttttctcatttttctgcTCGTACTACGCGACTCGCCGCTACGCCGCGATGGCCCCATGGAACCGTTCTAGTGAAACAAGGTCACGTACATTAAAACGATAGAGTGCAGAGCTGACCTGGTTTAGCCGGCCGATGTGCGAGTCTGAAACGAATCTCCAAAACTCCTGCGACAGGATATTTGCAAGCCAAACACGTCTAAAGGTAGGTGCTTATTCGTTGCTTCGAGTTTTCCTAATTTATAAATACGTGGACTAATAGTGCTGGAAGCTAGGATCCTCTTCGCGTAGTCGAATAACAAATTGAAAGTTAATGGCCAGAAACAAGCGGAAACAAAGTTATGGGCCCACCTGAGCATTTACAATCGATTTTTCTTGTCTGGCAAAAAGAGTCCTGAAATTGGTAACATATGAAAGCGATTAGTGACGCGCCAGTTTATGCTAATgtcccaccaccaccaccgtctgATGTTCATTTTATATATCACAACGATGCTATTATTGTGCATAGATTTCTGGTTAACGTTTTGCGAAAGCGGCACTTGGATTACTTGAGCAAAAGTCCTTGGCGTCCTGAAAGATTTCGATGCGAATTACACAAGCTGTGATTCAAATTGAGCTGGGTACTCAGTGGCATAGGTAGGCGCAGTGTTTTTACGTCATTGCAGCCTCCCCAATTGCAGCAACCTTTCCttcagaagccgccgcggtggctgagtggttacggtgctcggctgctggcccgaaagacgcgggttcgatcccggccgcggcggtcgaatttggatggaggcgaaattctagaggcccgtgtactgtgcgatgtcagtgcacgttaaagaaccccaagtggtagaaatttccggagcccttcactacggcgtctgtcatagcctgagtcgcattgggacgttaaaacccccataaaccaaaaaccttTCCTTC is a window of Amblyomma americanum isolate KBUSLIRL-KWMA chromosome 4, ASM5285725v1, whole genome shotgun sequence DNA encoding:
- the LOC144130288 gene encoding uncharacterized protein LOC144130288; amino-acid sequence: MRFTVVMVATLTGFAELSARSSLLVQAARLGPGSGLTALQRARLQQPRRAYNGYATGLSYVPGTAYGVGVQGYPYPAPGAIYPTGGGYGYATGLGYNRFGLRGGPNHNVFQFANVAPAGNVRRYDFTQRSIAGFFNLDDPARPFGVNFNTLRVNG